One Candidatus Neomarinimicrobiota bacterium DNA segment encodes these proteins:
- a CDS encoding serine hydroxymethyltransferase has translation MLSTLKTEDPELYESIRGEVARQRQTLEMIASENFVSRKVLEAAGSVLTNKYAEGYPGKRYYGGCNYVDVAENLARDRAKKLFNAEYVNVQPHSGSQANMGVYFTFLQPGDTLMGMNLSMGGHLTHGSPVNFSGKIYNVVSYGVTRDREVIDFDEVVKTAREHKPKIIVTGGSAYPRNIDFEKFREIADEIGAFLMCDMAHFAGLVAIGIHNDPLPHCHIVTTTTHKTLRGPRGGMILVGKDFENSFGVVAPKSGRTKMISELIDSNIMPGIQGGPLMHVIAAKAAAFGEALQPEYKTYIEQVVANAKALSDRLLEHDFKVVSGGTDVHLILLNLTNKNMTGKAAEESLEAAGITTNKNMVPYDERSPFVTSGIRIGTPALTTRGMKEDEMKTIADFINKVISNPDDENIRKEIKITIGEMCEQFPIYDYLV, from the coding sequence TTGCTATCCACACTTAAAACAGAAGACCCGGAACTTTACGAATCAATAAGAGGTGAAGTTGCCCGCCAGCGACAGACGCTCGAAATGATAGCCTCAGAAAATTTCGTGAGTCGAAAAGTTTTAGAGGCAGCCGGTTCCGTCTTAACGAATAAATACGCAGAAGGTTATCCCGGAAAACGATATTACGGCGGTTGCAATTATGTTGATGTGGCGGAAAATCTCGCGCGTGATAGAGCAAAAAAACTTTTCAACGCTGAATACGTAAACGTTCAGCCTCACTCGGGCTCTCAGGCGAATATGGGAGTTTATTTTACTTTTCTGCAACCGGGCGATACTCTTATGGGAATGAATCTTTCCATGGGAGGTCATCTCACACACGGCTCGCCTGTGAATTTTTCAGGGAAGATATATAACGTGGTATCTTATGGCGTCACCAGAGACAGGGAAGTTATAGATTTTGATGAGGTAGTCAAGACGGCAAGAGAACATAAACCGAAGATCATCGTCACGGGCGGCAGCGCGTATCCGCGTAATATTGATTTCGAAAAGTTTCGTGAAATAGCGGATGAAATCGGCGCATTCTTGATGTGTGATATGGCTCATTTCGCCGGATTGGTTGCGATTGGAATTCATAATGATCCGCTTCCTCACTGCCATATAGTAACCACAACCACGCATAAAACATTGCGCGGTCCGCGTGGCGGAATGATACTGGTTGGAAAGGATTTTGAAAACAGTTTTGGAGTGGTTGCCCCGAAATCCGGAAGAACAAAAATGATATCGGAGCTGATTGACAGCAACATAATGCCGGGAATTCAAGGCGGACCTTTGATGCACGTTATCGCCGCAAAAGCAGCGGCGTTCGGAGAAGCTTTGCAGCCTGAATACAAGACGTACATCGAGCAGGTCGTGGCGAACGCAAAAGCATTGTCCGACCGTTTACTTGAGCATGACTTTAAGGTGGTTTCCGGCGGAACAGATGTACACCTTATACTGCTGAATCTCACAAATAAAAATATGACAGGGAAAGCGGCTGAAGAATCTCTTGAAGCCGCCGGAATAACTACAAACAAAAATATGGTGCCTTACGATGAGAGAAGCCCGTTTGTGACAAGCGGGATACGGATTGGAACACCCGCTCTTACGACACGCGGAATGAAAGAGGATGAGATGAAAACCATCGCCGATTTTATCAATAAGGTAATTTCAAATCCTGATGATGAGAATATCCGAAAAGAAATTAAAATAACCATTGGGGAAATGTGTGAGCAATTTCCCATTTACGATTACCTTGTCTGA
- the rpiB gene encoding ribose 5-phosphate isomerase B has product MDKEVGKKKIAIGADHAGYELKKEISDYLNGKGYEVVDFGTHSNESIDYPDFAYITAKSVSDKETVEGILICGTGIGMSMVANRLPGVRAALCSSIETAKLAKQHNHANLLCLGARMDRSDTIEEILDSWFTTDIEHGRHDRRVEKIHELTGI; this is encoded by the coding sequence TTGGATAAAGAGGTCGGTAAAAAGAAAATAGCTATCGGCGCTGACCATGCCGGTTATGAGCTAAAGAAAGAAATAAGCGACTACCTTAATGGCAAGGGATATGAAGTCGTAGATTTTGGCACTCATTCCAACGAGTCTATCGATTATCCGGATTTTGCATATATTACAGCCAAGTCTGTTTCCGATAAAGAAACCGTCGAAGGTATATTGATTTGCGGAACGGGAATAGGTATGAGCATGGTGGCAAATAGGCTGCCCGGAGTTCGCGCCGCTCTCTGCAGCTCCATAGAAACCGCTAAACTCGCCAAACAGCATAACCATGCTAATCTTCTCTGCCTCGGCGCGAGGATGGACAGATCAGATACCATCGAAGAAATTCTCGATTCTTGGTTCACAACTGATATTGAGCACGGAAGACATGACCGCAGGGTAGAAAAAATCCACGAATTGACAGGGATCTGA
- the nrdR gene encoding transcriptional repressor NrdR, with the protein MKCVYCDSPNTRVVDSRMVASENAIRRRRECESCAKRFTTYEYIENTPVMVVKNDGRRESYVRQKVEKAIQIACNKRPVSLEQISDIVNDVELELSSLGRREVPVKIIGETVMKKLKALDEIAFIRFASVYRQYKDTQEFIQEIHRMN; encoded by the coding sequence ATGAAATGTGTTTATTGTGATTCGCCGAACACCCGGGTTGTTGATTCACGAATGGTTGCCAGTGAAAACGCTATCCGTCGGAGACGTGAATGTGAATCTTGCGCAAAACGATTTACTACGTATGAATATATTGAGAACACGCCCGTTATGGTGGTTAAAAATGACGGCAGACGGGAATCGTATGTCCGCCAGAAAGTAGAAAAGGCGATTCAGATCGCCTGCAACAAACGTCCCGTATCTCTCGAACAGATTTCCGATATAGTGAACGATGTTGAATTAGAACTCAGCAGCCTGGGAAGGAGAGAAGTGCCTGTAAAGATAATAGGCGAAACAGTTATGAAGAAGCTGAAGGCTTTAGACGAGATAGCATTTATCCGCTTCGCCAGTGTTTACAGGCAATATAAAGACACGCAGGAGTTCATTCAGGAAATCCATCGGATGAACTAA